Within the Candidatus Rokuibacteriota bacterium genome, the region CCCTCGACAATACCGACCTGACGCACCCGTATCGCAAGAAGATGACGCGGGTGTTCGTGGCGCGCGCGCTCCGCCAGCTGGCGGGCCTGTGACCGCACTCGGAGCCCGCATCAAAGGACTGCGGGCGGAGCGGGGGCTCCAGCAGCGGCAGCTCGCCGAGAAGGCCGGCATGACACCGAGCATGGTGTCCCAGATCGAAGCGGGGAGGTTGACACCCTCGCTGCCGACGCTGGGGAAGCTCGCGGCCGCCCTGGGCGTGCCGATCGCTTCGCTCTTCGAGCCCACGCCACACGGGCGGCTTCACGTGAGCCGGAAGGGCGAGTACCCGGTGGTCTCCTTCGACGGGACCACGGAGAAGTGGCACGTGCTCGGCGCGGGGCTCTTTCAGGGTAAGATCCGCGCTGTGGTCTCGACGCTCGGT harbors:
- a CDS encoding XRE family transcriptional regulator, producing the protein MTALGARIKGLRAERGLQQRQLAEKAGMTPSMVSQIEAGRLTPSLPTLGKLAAALGVPIASLFEPTPHGRLHVSRKGEYPVVSFDGTTEKWHVLGAGLFQGKIRAVVSTLGPRAKGVKTDKVVIDPGQMKLFYVLEGKVALHYDGSSQQLEAGDSAYLDGGTPHGWENLGPRSAKALWVILG